The following proteins come from a genomic window of Sorghum bicolor cultivar BTx623 chromosome 3, Sorghum_bicolor_NCBIv3, whole genome shotgun sequence:
- the LOC8078748 gene encoding pentatricopeptide repeat-containing protein At1g09820: MALATLLAHLAAGRFDRVLALTSGGAPTASAAHRVLHLLLRTSPPPPLPRLVALARWSRAHFRAPLPLRLHTLLLARLASGGGLHSLLRSELHALAAGRLHSPASILRALPASSRPLVADMLVLALARASQPLAAYGAFLLAGADYPRYRPSAFSVNALLAALVRADRVDLAERAFRAALRRRVSPDKFTFNIVISGLCKTGQLRKAGDVAKDMRGWGLMPSVVTYNTLIDGYYKWGRAGKMYHVDMLLKEMNQAGISPNVVTFNVLINGYCKESNITAAIKVFEEMRQHGIPANMVTYTSLVSGLCREGKVEDSMKLVEEMEELGLATLPTLNSVLNGFCKKGMMVEAEGWVDGMAQKGMKPNVVTYNTLIDGYQRLGKMKEATAAKGAMAGKGISPDVKTYNCLITGFTTSTDWRSVSGLLDEMKETGVKADLVTYNVLIGALCCKGEVRKAVKLLDEMVEVGLEPKHRTYNAIINGFCEKGDAKGAHDIRIRMEKCKKRANVVTCNVFLKYFCKMGKMDEANVVLNEMLEKGLVPNRITYEIINSGMIEKGYVPDIRGYAADVSKNLTSS; encoded by the coding sequence ATGGCGCTCGCCACGCTGCTGGCGCACCTCGCGGCGGGCCGCTTCGACCGCGTGCTGGCGCTCACGAGCGGCGGCGCGCCAACCGCGTCCGCCGCGCACCGCgtcctccacctcctcctccgcaCCTCCCCGCCGCCCCCGCTCCCGCGCCTCGTCGCCCTCGCGCGGTGGTCACGCGCCCACTTCCGCGCGCCGCTCCCGCTCCGTCTCCACACGCTCCTCCTGGCCCGCCTCGCCTCCGGCGGCGGCCTCCACTCTCTCCTCCGCTCTGAGCTCCACGCCCTCGCCGCGGGGCGCCTCCACTCGCCCGCGTCCATCCTCCGCGCACTCCCCGCTTCGTCCCGCCCGCTCGTCGCCGACATGCTCGTCCTCGCGCTCGCCCGGGCCTCACAGCCGCTGGCCGCGTACGGTGCGTTTCTCCTCGCGGGCGCCGACTACCCGCGCTACCGCCCTTCGGCCTTCTCCGTGAACGCCCTGCTGGCCGCCCTCGTCCGCGCCGACCGGGTCGACCTCGCCGAGCGGGCGTTCAGGGCGGCGCTGCGGCGGCGCGTGTCGCCGGACAAGTTCACCTTCAACATCGTCATCTCCGGCCTCTGCAAGACTGGGCAGCTCCGCAAGGCCGGTGACGTCGCCAAGGACATGAGAGGGTGGGGGCTGATGCCCTCGGTGGTCACCTACAACACCCTCATCGACGGTTACTACAAGTGGGGACGAGCTGGAAAGATGTACCATGTGGATATGCTGTTGAAAGAGATGAACCAAGCTGGAATTTCTCCTAATGTGGTCACATTCAACGTGCTGATTAATGGGTATTGTAAGGAGTCCAACATTACAGCTGCAATCAAGGTCTTCGAGGAGATGAGGCAACACGGGATTCCTGCGAATATGGTGACATATACTTCACTTGTTTCGGGGCTCTGCAGAGAGGGGAAGGTGGAGGACAGCATGAAGCTGGTGGAAGAGATGGAGGAGTTGGGGTTGGCAACCCTGCCTACCCTGAACAGTGTGCTGAATGGGTTTTGCAAGAAAGGCATGATGGTGGAAGCTGAGGGTTGGGTTGATGGCATGGCACAGAAGGGAATGAAACCCAATGTGGTTACTTACAATACCTTGATCGATGGATACCAACGGCTTGGAAAAATGAAGGAGGCAACAGCGGCCAAGGGTGCAATGGCAGGGAAAGGGATTAGTCCAGATGTAAAAACTTATAATTGCTTGATAACAGGGTTTACCACTAGTACGGATTGGAGGAGTGTTTCAGGGCTTCTCGATGAGATGAAGGAGACAGGTGTGAAAGCAGATCTTGTAACTTATAATGTGCTTATTGGTGCGCTGTGTTGCAAGGGTGAGGTCCGGAAAGCAGTAAAGCTCTTGGATGAGATGGTAGAGGTTGGTTTGGAGCCAAAACATAGGACGTACAATGCCATTATAAATGGGTTCTGTGAGAAGGGGGATGCTAAGGGTGCCCATGACATTAGGATTAGGATGGAGAAATGTAAGAAACGGGCGAATGTGGTCACATGCAATGTGTTTCTCAAGTACTTCTGCAAGATGGGGAAGATGGATGAGGCTAATGTGGTACTGAATGAGATGTTGGAGAAAGGCCTAGTTCCAAACAGGATCACTTATGAAATAATAAACTCAGGAATGATAGAGAAAGGTTATGTGCCTGATATAAGAGGATATGCAGCAGATGTTTCTAAAAACTTGACATCTTCCTGA
- the LOC8084372 gene encoding zinc finger matrin-type protein 2 has translation MSGTPVGVDNTSRRKFDKEEYLERARQREQREKDEARKGKERGPPVQRQPLKHRDYEVDLDSRLGKTQVVTPIAPLNQQAGYYCSVCECVVKDSANYLDHINGKKHQRALGMSMRVERASLEQVQKRFEALKKRKDPSAFTEQDLDERIMKQLQEEEERKRQRKEKKKEKKREQAAQHEPEDVDPDIAAMMGFGGFGSSKK, from the exons ATGTCTGGAACT CCAGTCGGCGTCGACAACACTTCTAGGAGGAAATTTGACAAGGAAGAGTACTTGGAGAGAGCTCGACAGAGGGAGCAGCGGGAGAAG GATGAAGCGCGGAAAGGCAAGG AAAGGGGTCCTCCTGTGCAAAGACAGCCTTTGAAACACAGAGACTATGAAGTTGATCTTGATTCTCGTCTTGGCAAGACCCAG GTGGTGACCCCGATTGCACCGTTGAATCAGCAG GCTGGGTACTACTGTTCTGTATGTGAATGTGTTGTTAAAGATTCAGCCAACTATTTGGATCATATAAATGGCAAGAAGC ATCAGAGAGCGCTGGGCATGTCTATGCGTGTTGAAAGGGCATCACTTGAACAG GTTCAGAAAAGGTTTGAGGCACTTAAGAAAAGGAAGGACCCAAGCGCCTTTACTGAACAAG ATTTGGATGAGAGAATAATGAAACAACTGCAAGAGGAGGAGGAACGGAAGCGGCAAcgcaaagaaaagaagaaagagaagaaa AGAGAACAGGCAGCCCAACATGAACCTGAGGATGTTGACCCTGACATTGCTGCCATGATGGGTTTTGGCGGGTTCGGTTCCTCAAAGAAGTGA
- the LOC8078747 gene encoding glutamine--tRNA ligase, whose protein sequence is MGTGGDGDKAGPALPLEALLALGLDQRTAENALVNSKVTANLAAVIAEAGIKECDKSVGNLLYAVATKYPTNALVHRPVLISYVLSTKIKNPAQLDAALSFLTNTGPDSLDVGKFEEACGVGVVVSIEEIKSTVTDVLEENMEAIKEQRYHINVGMLCGLVRKRHPWGDAKAIKEEIDKRLVEILGPKTEADNIKPVKKKKEKPAKVEEKKVAVATAAPPTEEELNPYTIFPQPEENFKVHTEIFYSDGNIWRAHNTKEILEKHLKATGGKVMTRFPPEPNGYLHIGHAKAMFIDFGLAKERNGHCYLRFDDTNPEAEKKEYIDHIQEIVHWMGWEPYKVTYTSDYFQALYEHAVELIRKGLAYVDHQTAEEIKEYREKKMNSPWRDRPIEESLKLFEDMRRGLIAEGTATLRMKQDMQNENKNMSDLIAYRIKFTPHPHAGDKWCIYPSYDYAHCMVDSLENITHSLCTLEFDIRRPSYYWLLVALGLYQPYVWEYSRLNISNTVMSKRKLNRLVTEKWVDGWDDPRLLTLAGLRRRGVSSTAINSFIRGIGITRSDNSLIRVDRLEYHIREELNKTAPRTMAVLRPLKVVITNLEEGKVLDLDGKMWPDASDTDASSHYKVPFSRTVYIEKTDFRLKDSKDYYGLAPGKSVMLRYAFPIKCTDVIYGDSPDDVVEIRAEYDPLKTSKLKGVLHWVSEPAPGVEPLKVEVRLFEKLFMSENPAELEDWLGDLNPHSKEVIKDAYAVPSLATAVLGDKFQFERLGYFAVDTDSTPEKLVFNRTVTLRDSFGKAGPK, encoded by the exons ATGGGCACCGGGGGAGACGGGGACAAGGCGGGCCCGGCGCTGCCGCTGGAGGCGCTGCTGGCGCTCGGGCTCGACCAGCGCACCGCCGAGAACGCGCTCGTCAACAGCAAGGTCACCGCCAACCTCGCCGCAGTCATAGCCGAG GCTGGTATAAAGGAATGCGACAAGTCTGTTGGCAATCTTCTATATGCA GTTGCCACCAAGTACCCAACTAATGCGCTTGTTCATCGTCCTGTCCTTATTAGCTATGTCTTGTCAACAAAG ATAAAGAACCCTGCACAGCTAGATGCTGCTCTGTCATTTCTTACTAATACTGGTCCTGATTCTCTAGATGTGGGCAAATTTGAAGAAGCATGTGGTGTAG GTGTGGTTGTTTCCATTGAGGAAATTAAATCTACTGTTACTGACGTTCTTGAGGAGAATATGGAAGCTATAAAGGAGCAGCGGTATCACATAAATG TTGGTATGCTATGTGGACTGGTTAGGAAGAGACACCCCTGGGGTGATGCTAAGGCGATAAAG GAGGAAATTGACAAGAGGCTTGTAGAAATCCTAGGTCCGAAGACAGAAGCTGACAATATAAAACCAgtgaaaaagaagaaggaaaaaCCAGCAAAAGTTGAG GAGAAAAAAGTTGCAGTGGCCACTGCTGCACCACCAACTGAGGAGGAATTGAACCCATATACTATATTTCCTCAACCAGAGGAAAACTTTAAG GTTCATACAGAAATATTTTACAGCGATGGGAACATATGGAGAGCACATAACACAAAAGAAATTTTAGAAAAACATCTTAAGGCAACTGGAGGAAAAGTGATGACCCGTTTTCCACCGGAACCTAATGGATATCTTCATATTGGTCATGCCAAG GCTATGTTTATTGATTTTGGTCTGGCTAAGGAGCGAAATGGCCATTGCTACCTTAG GTTTGATGACACAAATCCGGAAGCTGAAAAGAAAGAATACATAGACCACATTCAGGAAATTGTCCATTGGATGGGATGGGAGCCCTACAAAGTAACATACACGAGTGACTATTTCCAAGCTTTGTATGAGCATGCTGTTGAATTAATACGGAAAGGGCTAGCCTATGTGGATCACCAG ACCGCAGAAGAAATCAAGGAGTACAGGGAAAAGAAGATGAATAGTCCATGGAGGGATAGGCCAATTGAAGAGTCACTGAAACTATTTGAAGACATGAGGCGTGGGTTGATTGCGGAGGGTACAGCAACTCTCCGAATGAAGCAGGACATGCAGAATGAGAACAAAAATATGTCTGATTTAATAGCATATAGAATAAAA TTCACCCCTCATCCACATGCTGGTGACAAGTGGTGTATCTATCCGAGCTACGACTATGCTCATTGCATGGTGGATTCTCTTGAAAACATCACACATTCG CTGTGCACACTTGAGTTTGACATACGTCGCCCTTCATACTACTGGCTACTTGTTGCCTTGGGCCTTTATCAACCATATGTGTGGGAGTATTCAAGGCTAAACATATCAAATACTGTGATGTCTAAAAGAAAG TTGAATCGACTTGTGACAGAGAAGTGGGTAGATGGGTGGGATGATCCCCGCTTGTTGACATTGGCAGGACTCCGGCGACGGGGAGTATCATCAACTGCAATTAATTCGTTTATCCGTGGAATTGGCATAACGAGAAG TGACAATAGTTTAATTCGCGTTGATCGTCTAGAATACCACATCAGGGAAGAGCTTAACAAAACAGCCCCTCGAACCATGGCTGTTTTGCGCCCTCTAAAG GTTGTAATAACTAACTTGGAAGAAGGAAAAGTACTAGACCTTGATGGGAAAATGTGGCCTGATGCTTCTGATACTGATGCTTCCTCCCACTATAAG GTTCCGTTCTCAAGAACTGTCTACATTGAGAAAACTGATTTTCGCCTGAAGGACTCAAAAGACTACTATGGGCTAGCCCCTGGCAAATCTGTCATGCTAAG GTATGCATTCCCCATAAAATGCACAGATGTTATCTATGGTGATAGTCCTGATGATGTTGTTGAAATTCGAGCTGAATATGATCCTTTGAAGACTTCTAAACTTAAG GGTGTTCTGCACTGGGTTTCTGAGCCAGCACCTGGTGTCGAACCATTGAAGGTGGAAGTAAGATTATTTGAGAAATTGTTCATGTCAGAG AATCCTGCTGAATTGGAGGATTGGCTTGGTGATCTTAACCCTCACTCCAAAGAGGTGATAAAGGACGCTTATGCTGTACCATCACTCGCCACTGCAGTTCTGGGTGACAAGTTCCAGTTTGAGCGGCTTG GCTACTTCGCCGTGGATACGGACTCCACTCCTGAGAAGCTCGTGTTCAACAGAACTGTTACCCTCCGTGATTCGTTTGGGAAAGCTGGACCCAAGTGA
- the LOC8078746 gene encoding phospholipase A1-Igamma1, chloroplastic, whose amino-acid sequence MAATISSCLSLLPTVHHRGFPNAALTNTVQRRRRSCRYVVVASASTTNRAAPVIGETGSGSDQAAKPSGHSDDHGELAARWREIHGSNNWEGLLDPIDDVLRGELIRYGEFAQATYDSFDYDRFSPYCGSCKYPARTFFHDVGLGGVGYEVSRYLYATCNGLKLPNFANRKHTAADAKLWSESGTFIGYVAVSTDEETARLGRRDIAVAWRGTITRLEWVADLTSDQIPLRETGVPCPDPDVKVERGFAALYTDKDAGCRFCRYSAREQALAEVRKLVELYHGRGEQVSVTVTGHSLGSGLAMLCAFDVAETRANASPDDGRVRVAPVCVFSFAGPRVGNVGFRRRFERELGVRALRVVNVHDRVPKVPGVFFNEAAFPELVLRAVGRLGVGGVYTHLGVALELDHRASPFLKETLDISCYHNLEAHLHLLDGFRGSGEGFELRGRDPALVNKSSDFLREDHMVPPVWYQAENKGMVRTEDGRWVLPPRQRELDQHPEDTDHHLQRLGLTLTA is encoded by the coding sequence ATGGCAGCCACCATATCTTCCTGCCTGAGCCTCCTGCCCACCGTGCACCACCGGGGCTTCCCCAATGCGGCACTGACGAACACGGTTCAGCGCCGTCGTCGTTCTTGCCGCTATGTCGTCGTCGCCTCGGCGTCCACAACCAACCGGGCGGCCCCTGTGATCGGGGAGACGGGCAGCGGCTCTGATCAGGCAGCGAAGCCGTCGGGGCATTCTGACGATCACGGGGAACTGGCCGCACGGTGGCGGGAGATCCATGGCAGCAACAACTGGGAGGGTCTGCTGGACCCCATCGACGACGTGCTCCGCGGCGAGCTCATCCGCTACGGCGAGTTCGCGCAGGCCACCTACGACAGCTTCGACTACGACCGCTTCTCCCCCTACTGCGGCAGCTGCAAGTACCCTGCCAGGACCTTCTTCCACGACGTCGGCCTCGGCGGCGTCGGCTACGAGGTGAGCCGCTACCTCTACGCCACCTGCAACGGCCTCAAGCTCCCCAACTTCGCCAACCGGAAGCACACGGCCGCCGACGCCAAGCTGTGGAGCGAGTCCGGCACGTTCATCGGGTACGTGGCCGTGTCGACCGACGAGGAGACGGCGCGGCTCGGCCGCCGGGACATCGCCGTGGCGTGGCGCGGCACGATCACCCGCCTCGAGTGGGTGGCCGACCTGACGTCCGACCAGATCCCTCTGCGCGAGACGGGCGTCCCGTGCCCGGACCCGGACGTGAAGGTGGAGAGAGGGTTCGCGGCGCTGTACACGGACAAGGACGCCGGCTGCCGGTTCTGCAGGTACTCGGCGCGGGAGCAGGCGCTGGCCGAGGTGCGCAAGCTGGTGGAGCTCTACCACGGGCGGGGCGAGCAGGTGAGCGTGACGGTCACGGGCCACAGCCTGGGCAGCGGGCTGGCGATGCTGTGCGCGTTCGACGTCGCGGAGACGCGCGCGAACGCGTCGCCGGACGACGGCAGGGTCAGGGTGGCGCCGGTGTGCGTGTTCTCCTTCGCCGGCCCGCGCGTGGGCAACGTCGGCTTCAGGCGGCGGTTCGAGCGGGAGCTCGGCGTGCGTGCGCTGCGCGTGGTGAACGTGCACGACAGGGTGCCCAAGGTGCCCGGCGTGTTCTTCAACGAGGCGGCGTTCCCGGAGCtggtgctgcgggcggtgggcAGGCTGGGCGTCGGCGGCGTGTACACGCACCTGGGCGTGGCGCTGGAGCTGGACCACAGGGCGTCGCCGTTCCTCAAGGAGACCCTGGACATCTCGTGCTACCACAACCTGGAGGCGCACCTGCACCTGCTGGACGGCTTCCGCGGCTCCGGCGAGGGGTTCGAGCTCCGAGGCAGGGACCCCGCGCTGGTGAACAAGTCGAGCGACTTCCTCCGGGAGGACCACATGGTGCCGCCCGTGTGGTACCAGGCGGAGAACAAGGGCATGGTGAGGACGGAGGACGGGCGGTGGGTGCTGCCGCCGCGGCAGCGGGAGCTCGACCAACACCCGGAGGACACTGACCATCACCTCCAGCGGCTCGGCCTCACCCTCACCGCGTGA
- the LOC8084371 gene encoding acyl transferase 9 yields the protein MAGFKVTRISEGPVKPASSTPEETLPLAWVDRYPTHRGLVESMHIFRSGADAAPAVIRAALGKALAFFYPLAGRIVEGDQPGCPAIRCTADGVYFAEAVADCSLEDVRFLERPLLLPKEDLVPYPGDDRWTVEPHNTIMMMQITKFTCGGFVMGLRFNHASADGMGAAQFINAVGDMARGLTEPKVLPVWHREKFPNPNIKPGPLPELPVLALDYVVLDFPTPYIDDLKRQYKAHSGKFCSGFDVLTAKLWQCRTRALALDPATEVKLCFFASVRHLLKLDRGYYGNSIFPVKMSAPAEKVLASSILEVVDMIREAKDRMAVEFFRFAKEETDQDPFQMTFNYESIYVSDWSKLGFSDVDYGFGPPMFAGPLVNNDFIASVVILKAPLPLDGTRMLASCVTKEHSDEFARGMKEDLP from the exons ATGGCGGGGTTCAAGGTGACGCGGATCTCGGAGGGTCCGGTGAAGCCGGCGTCATCGACGCCCGAGGAGACGCTGCCGCTGGCGTGGGTGGACCGGTACCCGACGCACCGTGGGCTGGTGGAGTCGATGCACATCTTCCGGTCCGGCGCGGACGCTGCCCCGGCCGTGATCCGCGCCGCGCTGGGCAAGGCGCTGGCCTTCTTCTACCCGCTGGCGGGGCGCATCGTGGAAGGGGACCAGCCCGGGTGCCCCGCCATCCGGTGCACCGCCGACGGCGTCTACTTCGCGGAGGCCGTGGCGGACTGCAGCCTCGAGGACGTGCGGTTCCTGGAGCGGCCCCTCCTGCTCCCCAAGGAGGACCTCGTCCCTTACCCCGGCGACGACCGCTGGACCGTCGAGCCGCACAACACCATCATGATGATGCAG ATCACCAAGTTCACCTGCGGCGGGTTCGTGATGGGTCTGCGGTTCAACCACGCGTCGGCGGACGGCATGGGCGCGGCGCAGTTCATCAACGCCGTGGGCGACATGGCGCGGGGGCTGACGGAGCCCAAGGTGCTGCCCGTGTGGCACCGGGAGAAGTTCCCCAACCCGAACATCAAGCCCGGACCGCTCCCGGAGCTCCCCGTGCTGGCGCTGGACTACGTCGTGCTCGACTTCCCCACGCCCTACATCGACGACCTCAAGAGGCAGTACAAGGCGCACAGCGGCAAGTTCTGCTCGGGCTTCGACGTGCTCACGGCCAAGCTCTGGCAGTGCCGCACCCGGGCGCTCGCCCTGGACCCTGCCACCGAGGTCAAGCTCTGCTTCTTCGCCAGTGTCCGCCACCTGCTCAAGCTCGACAGGGGGTACTATGGCAACTCCATCTTCCCCGTGAAGATGTCCGCGCCGGCTGAGAAGGTGCTCGCCTCCTCCATCTTGGAGGTCGTCGACATGATCCGGGAGGCCAAGGACAGGATGGCCGTCGAGTTCTTCCGCTTCGCCAAGGAGGAGACGGACCAGGACCCGTTCCAGATGACCTTCAACTACGAGTCCATCTATGTCTCCGACTGGAGCAAGCTCGGCTTCTCCGACGTGGACTACGGCTTTGGCCCGCCCATGTTCGCCGGCCCGCTTGTCAACAATGACTTCATTGCCTCCGTCGTCATCCTCAAGGCGCCGCTCCCGCTGGACGGCACCAGGATGCTCGCCAGCTGCGTCACCAAGGAGCACTCCGACGAGTTCGCCCGTGGCATGAAGGAAGACCTGCCCTGA